From the genome of Treponema denticola:
TCATAAATTTATATGGCTGGGCTCGGAGAGCAAACAGAGAAAGGGTGCTGTGCAGACAATGCAGTACCTTATTATAGACAGGGGGCGGGGCGTTCTTCTTGACCCGGGCGGAGTACATCTTTTTTCCAGAGTTGTTACTGCTGTAAGCCGCTTTATTTCCGTGGATAAAATCGATACTATTTTCTTTTCACATCAAGACCCCGATGTTTCTTCGGGTATAGCTTTATGGCTGGGCATTACCAAGGCGAAAATATATATTTCTTCGCTTTGGGTTCGATTTATGCCTCACTTCGGTATAGTCGATCTTTCGAGAATAGTTCCGATACCTGACAAAGGGATGAGTATATCGCTTCCCTCAGGCTCGAATATGAGGTGTATTCCTTCACATTTTATGCATTCTCCCGGACAGTTCGGTTTATATGATGAGCGCTCCCGTATTCTTTTTAGCGGGGATATAGGAGCCGCCGTTTTTGATGATGACGATGAACCTTCCTTTGTAGAAGATTTTGAAAAGCACATTCCTTTGATTGAAGGCTTTCATGTCAGGTATATGGCTTCCAATAAGATTGTCAGCAAATGGGTTGAAACGATACGCCGTTTAAAGCCGGTTATGATAGCTCCGCAGCATGGCGCAATATATAAGGATGAGCAGGTAAATAATTTTTTAAATTGGCTTTCCGGTTTAAAATGCGGTACGGATTATATCGAAAACCTATTCTAATGGGAGATTCTATGGCTGATGAACAGAACATTGCCGATAATTTTAGTGATTTAATCGATAAGATTGTTGTACAATATAACAAAGGCGTTATTCTTGATTTTGTAACCTCTCATTCATTTAAAATTATTGAAGAATCTATGGATAATTTGCAGGAGAAGTTTGAAACTATCCTTTCCGCCTTTGAAGAAATACAAAAGGAAAGCAGCTCTTCTGCATCTAATGCCAATTATGTAGATGAAATGCTTTCTAATGTTTTAAAAAGAAGAACCGTAATTCAAGAAGAAATTCATGAGAGGGTTGAGGAAGTTGAAGCCACTGCGAAAAATGCAGAAAATGCAGCTTCCGCTTTTGAGGTGCTAAAGGACAGGACTGCGGAAGTTGAAGATATGCTGTCGGGTATTAAAGATGTTTCCGTAAGGACCGGTATTCTTGCAATCAATGCTTCAATTGAAGCCGCCCGTGCCGGAAGTGTCGGAAACGGGTTTAGAATTATTGCGAATGAGGTGCGCTCTCTCGCAACCCAGACCGGAGATTTTGCAAAAAAAATCGAATCAAAACTGGAAGAATTAAATAAATCGGTTGATGAAATAAACAATAGTATGACCGGTTTTATAGAACTTTTTTCAAAATTCAGAAAATCATTTAACGGTGTATTAGCTAATTTGGATGAAAACTCGGCAACCCTTAAAGATGCAGGTTTTTCGTTGGCCGAAATAACCGCTTCCATAAAAGAACAGGATATTACCATAAGGGAAGGCTTTTTGTCGTTAAAGAAGATCGATAACTTTTTACATGACACTTCGACAATTCTTGATGCAGTCCAAACAAGCCATGAACATCTAGGAACCTTGCTGCAGCAAAATTAAAATGAAGAAGGGGATAACCGATTTTCATCGGCCTCTTGAAAAATTGAGTTTCTTGTGCTATTATTCTTATATCATGAAAAAAAGAACTTCATTTTTAATTTGGCTTTTTATTTTGATTGCCTTGGGAGGTACCGCCTTTTTTTTCGGGTGGATGCAGTTTTCAGTTCCTGCCGGATCTTACGGCGTAATGCTTTCAAAGTCGGGAGGCTATCACGACAGGCTCATTATTCCGGGCGAATTTATGTGGCGATGGGAGAGGCTTGTCCCGACCAATTCAAAAATTCTTACCTTTAATTTAAAAGCCCAAGACATTGAGTATAAAAATGAAGGTGCCCTTCCTTCTGCTGATAAATTCGGTTTGGTGATGGAACAAAAAAACGATTTCCGCTGGAAGTTTGCTCTAAAGATTTCGGCTTCAGTAAAGCCTGAAAGTTTAATAAGCCTTGTTAAAAACGCTTCGATAAAAACCCAAGGCGATTTGGACGATTTTATTAGAACAAGAGTTGAAGAAGCCGCTCAAAAATCCGCAAACGAATTTATCGAGTATTTTTTATCCAATCCTGAAGAATATGAAAAGCTGAAATTTCAATATGCAGCCTTTAACGATAAAATCACTTCGGATCTAAAAGGCAAGGAGAATACCGAAATTGAAATTGTTTCGGTTGAGCTTTCTTCCGATTTTGTAATTCCCGATTTAAAACTGTATACGACAATAAGAGATGTTTATTCGGAATATGAAAAAGCAAGGAGCAAGGTCTTTACCGACCTTATGATTGAAGAAGGAAAATCCGCTGCCTCTTCAAAATTCCGAATGAATGATCTAAAAGAATGGGGCGAGCTTTTAAAGCAATATCCTCAGCTCATCGATTTTTTGGCCGTAGCAAGAAGCGATGCGAGCGAAACCCTCAAGGCCTTGCGCGAGCTTAAAGCTAAGATGAGCGGCGCTCAGGTCAGCGGGCAATAGTTTTTACCGATGAAAGCCGAAGAAAAAAAAACATTATACACATTTTTCCGCACAGCCTCGGAATATCTATCGGGTTTTAAAACCGATGAAGAATATCCCGATTTTGCCGATACCGTTCTCCCGGAGACGGTTCTCTCCGGTAGGGAAGGAGCGGACGGCTTAACAATTCCTTTAAGCGATTCGGATGCAGAAAGCGGTTTTGAAACTCTTGAAAAGGTCTATGCTCAAATTGCTTCCTGTAAGGCCTGCCGTCTATGCGAGAGGCGGCATAACACGGTTGCAGGCGAGGGGCCTTGCGAGTTTTCCAATTTTGATAATAAGATAGAAGTAATGGTCATAGGCGAGGGGCCGGGAGCCGATGAGGATGCACAAGGCCGTCCCTTTGTCGGTAAGGCCGGACAGCTTTTGGATAAGATGCTTGCCGCTATCGAATTATACCGCACCCATAATTGTTATATCACAAATGTTGTAAAGTGCAGACCGCCAAATAACCGCGACCCTCTGCCCGATGAAACGGCTGCGTGCAGAAATTATTTAAATGCTCAAATTGCTTTGATAAGGCCTAAGGCGATTCTTGTGGTTGGGCGGGTAGCTCTTCAAAACCTCTTGGAAACCCAGGAAGGAATAGGCAAGATGCACGGCAAGTTTTTTGAATACCAAAACATTCCGCTGATGGCGACCTATCACCCAAGTGCTCTTTTGAGAGATGTCAACTTAAAACGCCCTGCATGGGAAGACCTAAAACTCTTCCGTTCCCGCCTCAATGAATTGCCTCAACAAATTGATTGAGAATAACTAGGCGGCACCTATGGCAAAATGGCTGACTCTTGCCTTTAATCTTCCACTCTACCAAAGCTTTACCTATAAAAACATAGAAGAAGACGGCGGAAGCCTTGTCGGAAAGAGGGCTTCTGTTCAACTCGGCTCAAGAAATTTGATAGGCTTTATAATAGAAGAATCCGAGGTGTTTCCTAAAGACAGCCCTGTGGGAGAAGATAAAATAAAGCCGATTAAACGAGTGGTCGACAAGGAAACAATTTTCGGGCAGGCACAGATAGAACTTGCCTCTTGGATTTCGCACTTTTATATATGCAGCTTCGGAGAAGCACTCTCCGCAATTCTTCCTTCGGGAAAAAGAGAAGTTTCTTTTGAAAACTTAAAATGGGGAGCCGAATTTGAAGATAAGAATTTTTCTCTTTCCGATGAACAAAAAGATGCCGTCGAAAAAATCGTAAACTCAAACAAAAAAGAATTCTTTTATTTATACGGCTTAACCGGTTCAGGGAAGACGGAAGTTTTTTTAAAGGCCGCCGAAAAGATAATCGCAGAAGGCAAGGCCGTCATCTACCTTGTTCCCGAAATAGGGCTTACCCATCAGGTCATAAGTGCGGCCGTAAAACGCTTCGGCTCTCAGGCTGCCGTTTTGCACTCAGGCCTTACGGGAAGCGAAAGGCTTAACCAATGGATGAGGATAAGACGGGGAGAAGCCCTGATGATTGTCGGGGCGAGGAGTGCCGTCTTTGCTCCTGCTAAAAACATAGGCCTTATCATAATCGATGAAGAGCATGATGCTTCATATAAGTCGGGTTCCGTGCCCCGCTACCATGCCCGCCAGACTGCGATGTACTTGGCCGTAAAGCATAATTGCCCCGTGGTAATGGGCTCTGCAACTCCATCGCTTGAAGCGTGGAATATGATTCAAAACAAAAAAATCAAACTCCTTTCCCTTTCAAAAAGACTTGCAGGCGGAAGCCTTCCTCAAATCGAAATAGAAAATATTTCCGGCTTAAAGGGAGCTTTGAGCGACAGGCTTATAAGCGAAATACGCAAAACCAAAAATGAAGGAAAACAAACAATTCTTTTTTTGAACAGGCGGGGCTTTTCCCATATTTTTCGATGCCGTTCCTGCGGCTATGAGATGCTTTGCAAAAACTGTTCCGTGCCGATGACCTTTCATAAAAGTGAAAATGTAATGAAATGCCACTATTGCGGAATGCAGGCAAGGCCGCCTTCTCTTTGCCCCGAATGTAATTCCCTCGATATAGGCTATGCCGGTGTCGGTACGGAATTTATCGAAGAAGAAGTTTCCCGCTCCTTCCCCGATTGCACGGTTGCGAGGATTGACACCGACACTGTTTCCAAAAAGAACAGTCTTGAAAACCGCTTAAAAGATTTTAAGGAGGGGAAAATAGATATCCTCCTCGGAACTCAGATGATAGCAAAGGGTTTGAATTTTCCGAAAGTAAGGCTGGTCGGAATTATCCTTGCAGACACGGGGCTTCAAATGCCCGACTTTAGAGCCGCCGAAAGGAGTTTCGCACTTATCACTCAGGCGGCAGGAAGGGCAGGGCGGTTCAGCGAGGACGGGCTTGTCATTATTCAAACCCTAAAGCCTAACCATCCTTCGATTGTCTGTGCAAAAAATCACGAGTACGAAAAGTTTTATGAATATGAACTCGGGCAAAGAAAGCTCTTGGATTTTCCGCCCTTTAAGCGTCTGATTCGTTTGGTCTTTAGAAGCAAGGACTTAAAAAAAGCCGAGCTGGCCGCAGAAGGTGCCGCGAACATTCTAAAATATATTCTGTCTTCACAAAACAAAGACGAAGCCGAAATAATGGGACCCTCGGAATGTGTCCTATCGATGATAGCCGGAAATCACCGCCAACAGATTTTGCTCCGCTCTTCAAATTTCCCCCTAATCCAAACCGCCACCTCCCGTTTTGTAAAAGAATATAAACCTATGACAGGCATCTACATCGAGGTCGACACCGATCCGGTCAATCTTATGTGAAGCAAAGGAATTTCCGATATGCACTGTATGAGCGATGATTACCTTGTAGAAGAGCTCTTGAGCGAAAAATAGCTTTGTTTTTTGGCTGCCGGTGGTTTCACGCTAGCGACGTTTTGCCGTAAGGCAAAACTCGAAGCTTAAAAAATGTACAGGGATGTACATTTTTTAAGCGGTATACATTTTCCTTAAAAACTGTTATACTCATTCCTCAGTACAAGGAATTTTTATGAAAGAACGATTGGATAATTTAAGAAACAGACTTGTCGAAGTCGAAAAAGAAGTTGAAAACCCTAACCTTATTAAAGATGTTGCAAAATATAAAGAAACCATGAGGGAACACTCCTATCTTTCAAAATTGATGGAAGAATACGATAACTATCTTTCTATCGAAAAGCAGATAGAAGATTCCAAGCTTCTCATTCAAGAAGAAAGCGATGCCGAGCTTAAAGAGATGGCGAGGGAAGAGCTGCATTCTCTTGAAGCCGCCTTTGAAAAAAGCGAGGCCGATCTCAAGATGCTTTTAATTCCGCCAGATCCTCTTGAAGAAAAAAATATTATTATGGAAATACGCGGCGGTACAGGAGGAGATGAAGCTGCCCTCTTTGCGGCCGACCTTTTTAGAATGTACACCCACTATGCCGAAATGAAAAACTGGAAGTACGAGGTTTTGTCCCTAAACGAAACCGAGCTCGGCGGTTACAAGGAAATTACTTTTTCCATTTCAGGAAAGTATGTTTACGGAAGTCTCCGCTATGAGTCGGGCGTTCACCGCGTTCAGCGTGTTCCTGAAACGGAGGGCTCAGGCCGCATTCACACAAGTGCCGTAACCGTTGCGGTTTTGCCCGAAGCCGAAGAAACCGAAATCGAAATCAATCAAGAAGATTTGCGTATCGATGTTATGCGTGCAGGCGGCCCGGGCGGTCAGTGCGTTAATACCACGGACTCGGCAGTCCGCATTACCCACATACCCACAGGCCTTGTCGTTATTTGTCAGGATGAAAAAAGCCAGATTAAAAATAAGGCAAAGGCTATGCGTGTTTTGCGAAGCCGCCTTTATGATTTGGAAGAAAGTAAAAAGCAGGCAGAACGGGCTCAAAACAGAAAAAGTCAGGTCGGTTCCGGCGACCGCTCCGAGCGTATCCGCACCTATAACTTTCCGCAAAACCGCGTAACCGATCACCGCATTAACTTAACCCTTTACAAATTGGATGCGGTCATGCAGGGTGCCCTCGACGAATTAATCGATGCCCTCTGTATAGCCGCCCGCGAAGAAATGATGAAGGCCGCAGACCATCACTTGGAGCATAAATAAGGCTCAATGCTTTTTTTTACCGTAAAGGATGCCCGTCTTTTTGCTGCTCATTCCTTCCTTTCTTCGCACCTTTTAAAAAGGAACGGATACGGAAGGAATGAGGCTCTCTTTGATGCCGATATTTTGATAGCTCATCTTTTAAAAAAAGAACGCTCATGGCTTTTGTCTCATTCCTATTTTGATTTTTTACCCTACAAAAATGAGTTTGAAGTTTTTGTAAAGAAGAGAAGTTCAGGTCTCCCCATTGCCTATTTAACCGGAACAAAAGATTTTTTCGGGAGAACTTTTTATGTAAATGAAAATGTGCTTATCCCCAAGCCCGACACCGAAACCTTGGTAGAGCTTGCATTGAATTTTGCAAAGGAAAAATTAAAAAAAAATGAGTCTCTCTTTGTTTTGGATATTTGCACGGGGACAGGCTGTATAGGCCTATCCCTTACGGCGGAGCTTTATGAAATTGCTTTTATACAAAATAATTTTGATAAACCGCAGAGGGCACAAAGAATGCAAAGTTATTTTGATAAAAGTTTTTTTTTAGTTCTTGCGGATATTTCGGAAGAGGCTTTAAAAGTTTGTAAAAAGAATATGGATTCTCTTTTGCCTCAATCTCTTTATAAGAGGGTTCTTGCAGTAAGAGCCGATCTGCGTTTTTCTTTTCCCTGCGTACCGGAGTCAAAACGAAGCTACGATTTGATAACTGCAAATCCGCCATACGTTCCGTCAAAGCTTACGGAAAGCCTTTTAGAAGACGGCCGCTCTGAACCCCGCCTTGCCCTTGACGGCGGTATTGAAGGGCTGGACTTAATTCCGCCCTTGGCACAAAATTCTTATTTAAGCTTAAACCCCGGCGGGAAACTTTTTGTTGAAGTAGGCGAATACCATGCAGCCCAAGCTGCCGAGATTTTTAGAAACGCAGGTTTTTCGCAAGTTCAAATTCATAAAGACCTTGCAGGCAGTGACCGAGTCATAGAGTGCACAAAATTAAAAAATATGATATAATGGATTAAGGATGTATGATGAACAGTTCGGCAGAAATTCAGCCTCACTGTTTATCTAACGAGTTTTGTACATTGAGTACAAAACATCGCATTATTGTATGCAGTTTGTAAACAAACTGCGTGAAAAAACTCTTTTCAGGATTTAATAATCCTTGCAAAAAGGTTTTATGAGAGGTGGAAAATGTCGGGTATCCGAAGATTGCCTATAGGCGTTCAAAGTTTTGAGGTTATGCGTAATGACGGTTTTGTTTATGTAGATAAAACCGAATATGTGGTAAAGCTTGCAGCTGAAAGCCGTGTGTTTTTTTTAAGCCGTCCGCGAAGGTTTGGAAAAAGCCTTTTTCTTTCTACCTTAAAGGCTTATTTTTTAGGCAAAAAAGAGCTTTTTAAAGGGCTCTATATCGAAGGCGCGGAACAAAAGCGCGCTCAAATAGAAGGCAGAGAAGCATGGGTGAAGTATCCCGTTCTATACTTGGATTTTAATGCAGGGATTTATGATTCAAAGGAGGGGCTTGTAAACCGTCTCCTTTCATTTTTTAATGAATATGAACAACTTTACGAGAGCTCTGGTCTCGATATCCCTGACCGCTTTAGAAACCTAATAAAAAAGGCCTACGAAAAAACAGGTAAGCAGGCGGTCATCCTTGTAGACGAATACGATAAACCCCTCCTTGAAACTATGATTATAAATGAGCCTCTAAATGAAGAATACCGCCGTATCTTAAAGGGGTTTTACGGTGTAATAAAATCATGCGACGAGTATCTCCGTTTTGCATTTTTAACGGGGGTTACCAAATTCAGTAAAGTCAGTATCTTCAGCGATCTAAACAATTTGAGGGACATATCTCTCGAAAAAGATTATTCAGATATCTGCGGTATCACTGAAATCGAATTGAAGCAATCTTTTAAACCCGAAATTGAAGCCTTGGCGGAAAATCTTAAGCTAAGTTATGAAGAAACTCTTGCTCTTCTAAAAAAGCGTTATGACGGATATTTTTTTCATCCTGAAGGAGAGAGCGTATACAACCCCTTTAGTTTGCTTAATGCCTTTATAAAAAAGGAAACAAGCTCTTATTGGTTTTCGACCGGAACCCCTACTTTTTTGGTCAGAACCTTAGAAAAGCAAAAAGATGTATCGATCCGCGATATTTTAGAAGATGCCGAAATGAGTGAAAACGCCTTACAGGATTACCGCCCCGATATGAATAACCCTATACCTATTCTATTCCAATCGGGCTATCTTACCTTAAAAGATTATGATGAAAGACTAGACTTGTACAAACTGGGCTTTCCTAATGATGAGGTAAAATACGGCTTTTTAGATAACCTTGTTCCCGCTTACACTTCAATCTCAAAGGATTCAAGCGGTTTATTTATAGGGAATTTTGTAAGAGCCATCGAGAAGGGCGATATCGAATCTTTTATGAAAAGAATGTATACTGCCTGTGCCGGGCTTCCCTACAGCTTGGCTTCAAAAGAAAATATTCAGATGAGGGAAAGAGATTATCAGATAGCCTTTTATATAATCTTTAGCCTGATGGGACAGTTTGTTCAAACCGAAGTAGTAAGCTCAAAAGGCAGGGCTGACTGTATAGTTCACACGAATGATACGGTCTACATCTTTGAGTTTAAGCTGATGAATTCGGGTACGCCTAAAGAAGCTATTC
Proteins encoded in this window:
- a CDS encoding methyl-accepting chemotaxis protein, with translation MADEQNIADNFSDLIDKIVVQYNKGVILDFVTSHSFKIIEESMDNLQEKFETILSAFEEIQKESSSSASNANYVDEMLSNVLKRRTVIQEEIHERVEEVEATAKNAENAASAFEVLKDRTAEVEDMLSGIKDVSVRTGILAINASIEAARAGSVGNGFRIIANEVRSLATQTGDFAKKIESKLEELNKSVDEINNSMTGFIELFSKFRKSFNGVLANLDENSATLKDAGFSLAEITASIKEQDITIREGFLSLKKIDNFLHDTSTILDAVQTSHEHLGTLLQQN
- the priA gene encoding replication restart helicase PriA; this encodes MAKWLTLAFNLPLYQSFTYKNIEEDGGSLVGKRASVQLGSRNLIGFIIEESEVFPKDSPVGEDKIKPIKRVVDKETIFGQAQIELASWISHFYICSFGEALSAILPSGKREVSFENLKWGAEFEDKNFSLSDEQKDAVEKIVNSNKKEFFYLYGLTGSGKTEVFLKAAEKIIAEGKAVIYLVPEIGLTHQVISAAVKRFGSQAAVLHSGLTGSERLNQWMRIRRGEALMIVGARSAVFAPAKNIGLIIIDEEHDASYKSGSVPRYHARQTAMYLAVKHNCPVVMGSATPSLEAWNMIQNKKIKLLSLSKRLAGGSLPQIEIENISGLKGALSDRLISEIRKTKNEGKQTILFLNRRGFSHIFRCRSCGYEMLCKNCSVPMTFHKSENVMKCHYCGMQARPPSLCPECNSLDIGYAGVGTEFIEEEVSRSFPDCTVARIDTDTVSKKNSLENRLKDFKEGKIDILLGTQMIAKGLNFPKVRLVGIILADTGLQMPDFRAAERSFALITQAAGRAGRFSEDGLVIIQTLKPNHPSIVCAKNHEYEKFYEYELGQRKLLDFPPFKRLIRLVFRSKDLKKAELAAEGAANILKYILSSQNKDEAEIMGPSECVLSMIAGNHRQQILLRSSNFPLIQTATSRFVKEYKPMTGIYIEVDTDPVNLM
- the prfA gene encoding peptide chain release factor 1, with the protein product MKERLDNLRNRLVEVEKEVENPNLIKDVAKYKETMREHSYLSKLMEEYDNYLSIEKQIEDSKLLIQEESDAELKEMAREELHSLEAAFEKSEADLKMLLIPPDPLEEKNIIMEIRGGTGGDEAALFAADLFRMYTHYAEMKNWKYEVLSLNETELGGYKEITFSISGKYVYGSLRYESGVHRVQRVPETEGSGRIHTSAVTVAVLPEAEETEIEINQEDLRIDVMRAGGPGGQCVNTTDSAVRITHIPTGLVVICQDEKSQIKNKAKAMRVLRSRLYDLEESKKQAERAQNRKSQVGSGDRSERIRTYNFPQNRVTDHRINLTLYKLDAVMQGALDELIDALCIAAREEMMKAADHHLEHK
- the prmC gene encoding peptide chain release factor N(5)-glutamine methyltransferase; the protein is MLFFTVKDARLFAAHSFLSSHLLKRNGYGRNEALFDADILIAHLLKKERSWLLSHSYFDFLPYKNEFEVFVKKRSSGLPIAYLTGTKDFFGRTFYVNENVLIPKPDTETLVELALNFAKEKLKKNESLFVLDICTGTGCIGLSLTAELYEIAFIQNNFDKPQRAQRMQSYFDKSFFLVLADISEEALKVCKKNMDSLLPQSLYKRVLAVRADLRFSFPCVPESKRSYDLITANPPYVPSKLTESLLEDGRSEPRLALDGGIEGLDLIPPLAQNSYLSLNPGGKLFVEVGEYHAAQAAEIFRNAGFSQVQIHKDLAGSDRVIECTKLKNMI
- a CDS encoding uracil-DNA glycosylase produces the protein MKAEEKKTLYTFFRTASEYLSGFKTDEEYPDFADTVLPETVLSGREGADGLTIPLSDSDAESGFETLEKVYAQIASCKACRLCERRHNTVAGEGPCEFSNFDNKIEVMVIGEGPGADEDAQGRPFVGKAGQLLDKMLAAIELYRTHNCYITNVVKCRPPNNRDPLPDETAACRNYLNAQIALIRPKAILVVGRVALQNLLETQEGIGKMHGKFFEYQNIPLMATYHPSALLRDVNLKRPAWEDLKLFRSRLNELPQQID
- a CDS encoding SPFH domain-containing protein; protein product: MKKRTSFLIWLFILIALGGTAFFFGWMQFSVPAGSYGVMLSKSGGYHDRLIIPGEFMWRWERLVPTNSKILTFNLKAQDIEYKNEGALPSADKFGLVMEQKNDFRWKFALKISASVKPESLISLVKNASIKTQGDLDDFIRTRVEEAAQKSANEFIEYFLSNPEEYEKLKFQYAAFNDKITSDLKGKENTEIEIVSVELSSDFVIPDLKLYTTIRDVYSEYEKARSKVFTDLMIEEGKSAASSKFRMNDLKEWGELLKQYPQLIDFLAVARSDASETLKALRELKAKMSGAQVSGQ
- a CDS encoding ATP-binding protein; this encodes MSGIRRLPIGVQSFEVMRNDGFVYVDKTEYVVKLAAESRVFFLSRPRRFGKSLFLSTLKAYFLGKKELFKGLYIEGAEQKRAQIEGREAWVKYPVLYLDFNAGIYDSKEGLVNRLLSFFNEYEQLYESSGLDIPDRFRNLIKKAYEKTGKQAVILVDEYDKPLLETMIINEPLNEEYRRILKGFYGVIKSCDEYLRFAFLTGVTKFSKVSIFSDLNNLRDISLEKDYSDICGITEIELKQSFKPEIEALAENLKLSYEETLALLKKRYDGYFFHPEGESVYNPFSLLNAFIKKETSSYWFSTGTPTFLVRTLEKQKDVSIRDILEDAEMSENALQDYRPDMNNPIPILFQSGYLTLKDYDERLDLYKLGFPNDEVKYGFLDNLVPAYTSISKDSSGLFIGNFVRAIEKGDIESFMKRMYTACAGLPYSLASKENIQMRERDYQIAFYIIFSLMGQFVQTEVVSSKGRADCIVHTNDTVYIFEFKLMNSGTPKEAIQQIKEKGYAEPYKTGGKKIVLIGAVFADGIDEETASTWEAEAL
- a CDS encoding MBL fold metallo-hydrolase, producing MENNGIDGIVLYEDADHKFIWLGSESKQRKGAVQTMQYLIIDRGRGVLLDPGGVHLFSRVVTAVSRFISVDKIDTIFFSHQDPDVSSGIALWLGITKAKIYISSLWVRFMPHFGIVDLSRIVPIPDKGMSISLPSGSNMRCIPSHFMHSPGQFGLYDERSRILFSGDIGAAVFDDDDEPSFVEDFEKHIPLIEGFHVRYMASNKIVSKWVETIRRLKPVMIAPQHGAIYKDEQVNNFLNWLSGLKCGTDYIENLF